The sequence GGGGAGCGGTCGGCGGGCTCACCGGATTCGAAGGGCTGGACTTCTCCGATGTCCTCGACGACGTGAGCTGAGAGGGCGGCCTCACCCGGCGAACGTGGCGGCAGGCGTGTGTACGGCGGCGGAGTCCCGGGCGGCTAGGCTCGCGCCGAGACCGCACTGTCGCAATCGGGAGAATGCCCACCATGGCCAAGAAGCGCCCTCAGACCAAGGCCGGGAAGCAGCAGCTCAAGGACGGTGAGATCCCGGTCGTCGGGGCCCGTGAGCCCTGCCCGTGCGGTTCGGGCCGTCGCTACAAGGCGTGTCACGGACGCGCCGCCGCCCAGGCCGTGACCGAGCTGGTCCACCGCCCGTTCGAGGGACTGGCCGGTGAGTGCGACTGGGTCGCGCTGCGCGAGCTGGTGCCCGCCGCCACGGTCGGACTGACGCTGAAGGGCGGGCTGCCCGAGGGCGTTCCGTCGGTGACGCTGGCGACCGTCCTGCCGATGGCCTGGCCGGCCCTGCGCCGCGACGACGGTTCCGTCCTCCTCGCCCTGCAGAACGACACCTCCTCCGGCGACCTCAGCCGCGACCTCGCGGACACGCTCCAGCGCGCGCTGGAGGTCGACCCGGGCACCCCCGTCACCGCCCGCCGCGTCCCGGCCGACGGGCCGCGCCTCCAGGACCTCCTCGACCCGGACGCCGCCTTCGAGCCGGTCGTCCACACCGGGTTCGAGTTCTGGGTGCCCGACGCGGAGAACGCCACCCCCGAGGTGTCCGCCTCCCTGGAGCGCGCGAACGCCGCCGCGATCCCGACGGTGCTGCTCTCCGGCGTCGACGCCGCGTACTGGTGCGAGACCCCGGAGAAGAACCACCTGCGCTGGGTCATGCCGCACCCCGAGGAGCAGCTCCTCGACGCGCTCGCCCGGCTGCACGCGGCCGGCACCTCCTCGCTCGGTGAGGACACCCGGCTGGTCGGCTCGTTCCGGGCGCACGGTCTGGTCGTCCCGGTCTGGGACCTGCCGACGTCGATGGGCGCCGAGGCGTGCGAGAAGCCGGCCGTCGCGTTCGCCGAGCGGCTGGCGACGGCGCTCGCCTCCGACGCCCCGCTCACCGCCGAGGAGCGCCGTGCCCGCGGCGGCCTCACCAACCGACAGGTGACCCTCAGCTGATCCCGCCGAGGCCCCTGCGGTGATCCACCCGAGGACCCCTCCGGCAGACCCTCCGAGTCGGTGACCCGCGTCACAACTCACCGTACTCACAAGTAAATCCCCGCCCCTGTAGGCGAGATCGAATTTGCGAACGGCAGATCTCTTGTTACCGTTCTAGAAGCCCGGTCGCTGGTGCATCCCCCGTCGCCAGCGACCGGGCGTCTTCGTTTCCGGTCGCGGCCCGCGTCTGCCCGCCGCCCGGAGCCCCTCGCCTCCGACTCAGCCCGATGCGCCCGGCGCGCGATGTGATCCGGCCCGGAGCAGCAGGGGCGCCTCCGCCACCGGCCCCGCGCCGGCGTACTCCGCCACCGCCGTGTAGGCGTCGGGAGCGCCCGCCGAGCGGCTTCGCGGGGTCTCGCAGCTGCCCGGCTCGTCGTGGGCCGCCAGGACGCAGTGCAGCTCCACGGTCCGCCCGTCCGGCCCCATCAGCGTGAGTACGGTGCGGAGTTCCGTACCGGAGGTGTTGCGGTGGTAGGCGCGCGCCCAGGTCTCACCGCCCCCGGTCATGACACAGGTCTGCGCCTCGATGCCCACCGGCGAGACCAGCTCGGGACCGCACCGGGCCGCGTCCCCGGAAATGTCCGCGTCCTCGAAAACGTCCGGGCCCTCGGCACCGATTTTCGATGGTGATTTCGACGGTGGCGGAGAAGGCGGGGAAGAAGAATCGGCCTTATCTTCGGACAGGTCATCAGAAAGCTTTTTTTCATGGCTTTCTGATGACCTGTCCGCAGATGTGCCGTCGGCCGTTGCGACTTCCGGGGAACCTCCGGGATCTGCGGAAGCAACGATCGGCATCAGGCAGGCGAAGGCGGCGGCAGCCGTGAGGCCGATCATGCGGAGATTCATGTGGCCCCCTTGCCGTCCGCGCGGGCCGTGGCGGGCGCGCGGGTATTCGGGGGCGACGATATCGACGTAGGACACGCGGCCGGGCCGTCCCGC is a genomic window of Streptomyces sp. SID8374 containing:
- a CDS encoding DUF5926 family protein; this translates as MAKKRPQTKAGKQQLKDGEIPVVGAREPCPCGSGRRYKACHGRAAAQAVTELVHRPFEGLAGECDWVALRELVPAATVGLTLKGGLPEGVPSVTLATVLPMAWPALRRDDGSVLLALQNDTSSGDLSRDLADTLQRALEVDPGTPVTARRVPADGPRLQDLLDPDAAFEPVVHTGFEFWVPDAENATPEVSASLERANAAAIPTVLLSGVDAAYWCETPEKNHLRWVMPHPEEQLLDALARLHAAGTSSLGEDTRLVGSFRAHGLVVPVWDLPTSMGAEACEKPAVAFAERLATALASDAPLTAEERRARGGLTNRQVTLS